The Corvus moneduloides isolate bCorMon1 chromosome 18, bCorMon1.pri, whole genome shotgun sequence genome window below encodes:
- the EMID1 gene encoding EMI domain-containing protein 1 isoform X1 — protein sequence MPKPASSCAAPGRAFPLGNEPGPVSIPSQQALPQLELAPPRSRVPLQGGRWHPGPPWHGGVAAGAWRQLRRARRFHRPGTVPAWDAAQPESPVPPRSPPSLRHLPDNCPPAAPARPCCHRLPPCSTAAVPKSSFLTQIVQPLSLELPRQLVLLHGDTDGVVPRPERDLPPEGLPGLPLAPGLQRGQLPRRGPAPLQGGLQDTDGAGMAVLPRTHRSQLRGRGSHLPHPAGHRAPQLSPAPAPPAPHGLLRVPELQPYRGADSPARHPRGTGTPGWRGPPGSKGDTGGRGPSGIPGVKGPVGPPGPPGPPGPPGRDGARGLPGEKGLPGPPGPPGPPAPVGPVIPRLAEPRDPLLSNTFTEATRSIVGPMGPPGPVGPMGPPGPPGPIGPPGPPGPDVSAGVGGHGEG from the exons ATGCCAAAGCCCgccagctcctgtgctgctcctgggagggCATTCCCCTTGGGAAACGAGCCGGGACCcgtctccatcccatcccaacagGCATTaccacagctggagctggcaccGCCCAGGAGCCGGGTGCCCCTACAAGGGGGACGATGGCACCCAGGACCCCCTTGGCATGGCGGGGTGGCAGCGGGAGCGTGGCGACAGCTCCGGCGGGCTCGGCGCTTCCATAGGCCTGGCACGGTGCCCGCCTGGGACGCTGCCCAGCCGGAAAGCCCTGTGCCACCCCgctctcccccatccctccgGCACCTCCCAGACAATTGTCCCCCCGCGGCGCCCGCTCGTCCCTGCTGCCACCGCCTCCCTCCTTGCAGCACTGCAGCGGTCCCGAAAAGCTCATTTTTGACCCAAATTGTGCAGCCTTTGAGTTTGGAGCTGCCGAGG CAACTGGTGCTCCTACACGGTGACACGGACGGTGTCGTGCCACGTCCAGAACGGGACCTTCCTCCAGAGGGTCTTCCAGGGCTGCCGCTGGCCCCTGGCCTGCAGCGGGGGCAG CTACCGCGCCGTGGTCCGGCCCCTCTACAGGGTGGCCTACAGGACACTGACGGCGCTGGAATGGCGGTGCTGCCCCGGACACACCGGAGCCAACTGCGAGGAAG AGGCTCCCACCTTCCTCACCCTGCGGGACACCGGGCgccccagctcagccccgcgccggcccctcctgcaccccacGGCCTTCTCAG GGTGCCTGAACTGCAGCCGTATCGGGGAGCTGACAGCCCGGCTCGCCACCCTCGAGGCACAG GGACGCCCGGCTGGAGGGGACCCCCCGGCTCCAAGGGTGACACAGGGGGACGGGGACCATCGGGAATTCCTGGAGTGAAGGGTCCAGTGGGGCCACCAG gTCCCCCCGGCCCCCCAGGACCACCCGGCCGGGATGGAGCCAGGGGGCTCCCCGGAGAGAAGGGGTTACCCgggccccccggccccccgggCCCCCCTGCCCCTGTGGGGCCAGTGATTCCCCGGCTGGCCGAGCCCA GGGACCCCCTCCTCTCCAACACCTTCACCGAAGCCACCAGGAGCATCGTGGGTCCCATGGGACCCCCCGGACCCGTGGGGCCGATGG GTCCCCCCGGCCCCCCAGGTCCCATTGGTCCCCCTGGCCCCCCAGGACCCGATGTaagtgctggggtgggggggcacggggagggctga
- the EMID1 gene encoding EMI domain-containing protein 1 isoform X2: MAGGRGCCRRPALPAALPAALGLCLSLCLLLPLPAAAWSPALLPPAARSNWCSYTVTRTVSCHVQNGTFLQRVFQGCRWPLACSGGSYRAVVRPLYRVAYRTLTALEWRCCPGHTGANCEEEAPTFLTLRDTGRPSSAPRRPLLHPTAFSGCLNCSRIGELTARLATLEAQVARLAVAEPPTPAAPKGSTPGRGPEAGQLWGSPAARGSPGDDGTPGWRGPPGSKGDTGGRGPSGIPGVKGPVGPPGPPGPPGPPGRDGARGLPGEKGLPGPPGPPGPPAPVGPVIPRLAEPRDPLLSNTFTEATRSIVGPMGPPGPVGPMGPPGPPGPIGPPGPPGPDGRAGVPGAAGPPGEKGDRGPQGHPGSRGQDGAQGEPGPRGEPGDRGTWASSFQTLLRQQARLEVLARRVTLLEAIIWPEPESGSGSGARDTATPGLPRGKRGSGQPLYRIVTPPRRAPPEP, from the exons ATGGCCGGGGGCCGGGGGTGCTGCCgccgcccggccctgcccgcagccctgcccgcagccctggggctctgcctgtccctctgcctgctgctgccgctgcccgccgccgcctggAGCCCGGCCCtgctgccgcccgccgcccgcag CAACTGGTGCTCCTACACGGTGACACGGACGGTGTCGTGCCACGTCCAGAACGGGACCTTCCTCCAGAGGGTCTTCCAGGGCTGCCGCTGGCCCCTGGCCTGCAGCGGGGGCAG CTACCGCGCCGTGGTCCGGCCCCTCTACAGGGTGGCCTACAGGACACTGACGGCGCTGGAATGGCGGTGCTGCCCCGGACACACCGGAGCCAACTGCGAGGAAG AGGCTCCCACCTTCCTCACCCTGCGGGACACCGGGCgccccagctcagccccgcgccggcccctcctgcaccccacGGCCTTCTCAG GGTGCCTGAACTGCAGCCGTATCGGGGAGCTGACAGCCCGGCTCGCCACCCTCGAGGCACAG GTGGCCCGGCTGGCGGTGGCCgagccccccaccccagcagcacccaaagGCAGCACCCCGGGCAGGGGGCCCGAGGCCGGGCAGCTCTGGGGGTCCCCGGCCGCCCGCGGGAGCCCCGGGGATGACG GGACGCCCGGCTGGAGGGGACCCCCCGGCTCCAAGGGTGACACAGGGGGACGGGGACCATCGGGAATTCCTGGAGTGAAGGGTCCAGTGGGGCCACCAG gTCCCCCCGGCCCCCCAGGACCACCCGGCCGGGATGGAGCCAGGGGGCTCCCCGGAGAGAAGGGGTTACCCgggccccccggccccccgggCCCCCCTGCCCCTGTGGGGCCAGTGATTCCCCGGCTGGCCGAGCCCA GGGACCCCCTCCTCTCCAACACCTTCACCGAAGCCACCAGGAGCATCGTGGGTCCCATGGGACCCCCCGGACCCGTGGGGCCGATGG GTCCCCCCGGCCCCCCAGGTCCCATTGGTCCCCCTGGCCCCCCAGGACCCGAT ggcagagcaggagtgcctggagctgccgggccccctggggagaagggggacAGG GGTCCCCAGGGCCACCCGGGCAGCCGCGGGCAGGACGGGGCGCAG GGCGAGCCGGGCCCCCGGGGCGAGCCGGGCGACAGGGGCACTTGG gcCAGTAGCTTCCAAACCCTCCTGCGGCAGCAGGCCCGGCTGGAGGTCCTGGCTAGAAGGGTCACCTTGCTGGAAGCCATCATCTGGCCAG AGCCAGAGTCCGGCTCGGGCAGCGGTGCCCGCGACACGGCGACGCCCGGGCTGCCCCGTGGCAAGCGTGGCAGTGGCCAGCCCCTCTACCGCATCGTCACCCCCCCCCGCCGGGCCCCCCCAGAGCCGTGA
- the EWSR1 gene encoding RNA-binding protein EWS isoform X5, whose amino-acid sequence MASTDYSTYSQAAAQQGYSAYAPQPAQGYAQTTQTYGQQSYGTYGQPTDVSYTQPQTTATYGQTAYATSYGQPPTGYSAPTAPPAYSQPVQGYGTAAYDTNTATVTSSQASYAAPSAYGTQPAYPAYGQQPAPSAPARPQDGSKPAETSQPQSSTTGYSQPSLGYGQSNYSYPQVPASYPMQPVTAPPSYPPTSYSSTQPSSYDQSTYSQQSSYGQQSSYGQQTSYGQQSSYGQQPPPTSYPPPTGSYSQAPSQYSQQSSSYGQQSSFRQDHPSSMNMYGQESGGFSGPGESRNLSGPDSRGRGRGGYERGGMSRGGRGGGRGGMGLQSESLVNTSILKKYPYSVLSRQHNEKWD is encoded by the exons ATGGCGTCGACGg aTTACAGTACCTATAGccaagctgcagctcagcaggg CTACAGCGCCTATGCACCTCAGCCAGCCCAAGGATATGCACAGACCACCCAG ACCTACGGGCAGCAGAGCTACGGGACCTACGGGCAGCCCACCGACGTCAGCTACACACAGCCCCAGACCACGGCGACGTACGGGCAGACGGCCTACGCCACGTCCTACGGGCAGCCCCCGACAG GTTACAGCGCCCCGACTGCCCCCCCCGCCTACAGCCAGCCCGTGCAGGGCTACGGCACCGCCGCCTACGACACCAACACGGCCACGGTCACCAGCAGCCAGGCCTCGTACGCCGCCCCGTCCGCATACGGCACCCAGCCCGCATACCCGGCCTACGGGCAGCAGCCGGCCCCGTCCGCTCCCGCCAG ACCCCAGGATGGCAGCAAACCAGCAGAGACCAGCCAGCCCCAGTCCAGCACGACAGGCTACAGCCAGCCCAGCTTGGGCTACGGGCAGAGCAACTACAGCTACCCCCAGGTGCCTGCCAGCTACCCCATGCAGCCCGTCACCGCTCCTCCCTCCTACCCTCCGACCAG CTATTCCTCTACACAGCCAAGCAGTTACGATCAGAGCACTTactcccagcagagcagctacGGGCAGCAGAGCTCCTATGGCCAACAGACCAGTTATGGCCAGCAGAGCAGCTACGGGCAGCAGCCACCTCCCACCAGTTACCCACCTCCCACCGGATCCTACAGCCAGGCCCCCAGCCAGtacagccagcagagcagcagctacGGCCAGCAGA GCTCGTTCCGCCAGGACCATCCCAGCAGCATGAACATGTACGGGCAGGAGTCCGGAGGCTTCTCCGGCCCGGGAGAGAGCCGGAATCTGAGCGGCCCCGATAGCCGGGGCAGGGGACGAGGGGGATATGAGCGTGGAGGCATGAGCAGAGGTGGGCGGGGAGGAGGACGCGGTGGAATGGG